The following nucleotide sequence is from Caldicellulosiruptor saccharolyticus DSM 8903.
CTTTGGAATAGAAGGTTTTACCCCAGTACTAAATCCACCTCAGACGGGAATCCTTGGTGTTAATACAATAGTGATGCGTGCAAAAGAACAAAATGGACAGATTACTTACTATCCTGCGATAGGACTTTCTTTGACATTTGACCACAGGGCACTTGACGGTGCTGATGCAGCAAGGTTTTTACAGGATTTAAAAAAGTGGCTTGAGAATTTTGAGCTTTTGTTGGCACTTTAGATTAAAAAGCATAAGTAAGTTGTAAAAAAAGAGGGTGATCATAAATTGAAATATGATTTAATCATAATAGGTGGGGGACCAGCAGGGTATCTGGCTGGTGAGCGGGCAGGAAAAAATGGGCTTAAAACACTTCTTATTGAAAAGAGATTTTTAGGTGGTGTTTGCTTGAACGAAGGATGCATTCCTTCAAAGGTTTTGTTGTACTCTGCAAAGGTGTATGAAAATGCGAAACACGGTCAAAAGTACGGTGTTGAAGTAGAGTCAATTAAACTTAATCACAAGATGGTACTTGAGAGAAAAAACAAGGTGATAAAAACACTTGTGACAGGAATAAAAAGTAAACTTAGAAAGAACAATGTAGAAGTTGTAGATGGGTTTGCTGAGATTCTTGGAAGGAGCAAAGATGGATATGTTGTTAAGGTGAACAAAAATGAATATATTGGAGACAGGCTTCTTATCGCAACAGGGTCCTTTCCGTTTGTGCCACCAATCAGCGGCATAAAAGAAGGACTTGAAAAGGGGTATGTTTTAACAAATAGAGAGATATTGGAGTTAGATGTCATCCCAACATCGCTTGTTGTAATTGGTGGTGGAATTGTTGGGCTTGAGATGGCTTCATATTTCAATTCTGCAGGCTCAAAAGTAACAGTAATTGAGATGCTTGACCACATTGGCGGGAATATGGACAGAGAGATTTCAGATATTTTGTTAAATACTTACAAGAAAAAAGGAATTGAGTTTGAACTTTCATCAAAGGTAATTGAGATAAAAGATGGTAAAGTAGTCTACGAAAAGGACGGTAAGCTTATTGAGAACTCGGCAGAAAAAGTGCTTTTAAGTAGTGGAAGAAGACCAAATGTTGAAGGTTTTGGGCTTGAGAATATAGGTGTTGAGGTAGAAAAAGGCAGTATCAAGACAGATGAAAGGCTTAAGACAAATGTACCAGAGGTTTATGCAGCAGGTGATGTCAATGGAAAGCTTATGCTTGCTCACACAGCATATAGAGAGGCAGAAGTATGTATTAACAATATAATTGGCAAAAGAGATTTGATGCGCTATGAAGCTATTCCCTCTGTTGTATACACAAATCCTGAAGTTGCATGGGTTGGTGAGACGGAAGAGTCAGTTTCTCAAAAAGGGTTAGATTATGAGATTGTCAAACTTCCTATGCTATACAGTGGAAGATTTGTTGCTGAGAATGATGGCTTTGATGGGCTTTGTAAAATCTTGATAGATAAGAAGAAAAAGACAATTTTAGGCTGTCATATGATTGGAAACTATTCCTCAGAGATTATATATGGTGTTGCTTTGATGATAGAAGCTCAGATGAGAGTTGATGATATAAAAGAACTTGTTTTTCCACATCCAACAGTCAGTGAGATTATAAGAGAAGTTATATTTGAGCTTTAAATATTTTGTAGAGGAGGTAGTTTAAAAAATGCCAAAGTCACAGTTTATTGACCCAAATGAGGTCAGGAAAAGTGGTTGGATAAAATTTTATGATATTCCAGTAAATCAATACAACAAAACTCTTGAAGAGGAAAGACAGAACTTTTCAGATGAAGACCTTTTACGAATCTATCGCGATATGCTCATCATTCGTGAATTTGAGACAATGCTTTCATTAATAAAAACAAGAGGTGAATACAATGGTATAAAATACGACTATCCAGGACCTGCCCATCTTTCAATTGGTCAAGAAGCGGCAGCAGTTGGTCAAGCGTTTATTTTGGACAAGAACGACTTTATATTTGGGTCTCATAGAAGCCATGGCGAGGTAATAGCAAAGGGACTTTCAGCAATTGAGAAGCTCAGTGAAGATGAGTTAATTAGTATTATGGAAAGCTATTTTGATGGTGCAATTTTGAAAGTTGTTGAAGGAAAGCAAAAAGAAAAGGGCAATGTCAAAGAACTTGCAATTGACTTTTTCTTATATGGAGTACTTGCAGAGATTTTCGGAAGGGAGACAGGTTTTCAAAAAGGCTTGGGTGGGTCAATGCATGTGTTCTTCCCACCGTTTGGAATTTATCCAAACAACGCAATAGTTGGTGGATCTGCGGACATAGCAGTTGGTGCAGCACTTTATAAGAAGATAAACCGCAAAAAAGGAATAGTTATAGTAAACATCGGAGATGGAGCAATGGGTTGTGGACCTGTATGGGAGGCTATGTGTCTTGCTACAATGGACCAGTACAAAAAGTTGTGGGAAGGAGAGTACAGAGGAGGGCTTCCCATTATATTCAATTTCATGAACAATCAGTATGCAATGGGTGGACAGACACGCGGTGAGACAATGGGCTATGACATGCTTGCAAGAGTTGGAGCAGGTGTGAATCCTGAGCAGATGCATGCAGAAAGAGTTGATGGCTACAATCCTTTAGCTGTAATTGATGCAATGAAGAGAAAGAAATATTTACTTGAACAAAAACAAGGTCCAGTATTATTAGATGTTGTAACTTATAGACTTACAGGTCACTCACCTTCAGACTCATCAACATACAGGACAAAAGAAGAGCTTGAGGCATGGGCTTCCCAGGACCCACTTGTAACTTTCAAAGATGAGTTAATTAGGGTAGGGGTTGCAACAGAGGACAAAATCAATGAAATACAGCAAAATGTAAAGGAGCTTATAACTAAGATATGCGCTTTGGCTGTTGATGAAAATATTTCACCGAGAATAGATTTAATTAAAAACCCAGATGGAATTGCTCAGTATATGTTTTCAAATCAGAAAATTGAGAAAATGGACGAAAGAGAGCCTGAGGTGTTAATCCCAAAAGAAGAAAATCCACGCGTAAAGCAGATAAAAAACAAGATAAGGGTTGGCATAGTAGATGGAAAACCTGTTCCAAAGGCAAAGGTATTTAACCTAAGGGACGCTATATTTGAAGCTTTAATTGACAAGTTTTATACAGACCCAACACTAATTTCATATGGTGAAGATTTGAGAGACTGGGGCGGTGCGTTTGCAGTTTACAGGGGTCTTACAGAGTCCTTACCATATCACAGACTATTTAATACATCCATATCGGAGGGGGCAATTGTAGGATCAGCTGTTGGGTATGGAATGTGTGGTGGCAGAGTTGTTGTTGAGATAATGTACTGTGACTTTATAGGAAGAGCAGGGGATGAGATTTTCAATCAGCTTGCAAAATGGCAGGCAATGAGTGCAGGTACGCTTAAGATGCCTGTTGTTGTAAGAGTTTCGGTTGGCTCTAAATATGGTGCACAGCATTCACAAGACTGGAGCTCAATTGTCTCTCACATACCCGGTCTAAAAGTTGTATTTCCTGCAACCCCATATGATGCAAAGGGCTTGATGAACGCTGCACTCAGCGGTACAGACCCTGTTATATTCTTTGAGAGCCAGCGACTTTATGACATTGGCGAGCTTTTCCACAAAGATGGTGTACCAGAAGGGTATTATGAAGTACCAATTGGGGAGCCTGATATTAAAAAGGAAGGAAAGGATATTACGATATTGACAGTTGGTGCTACCTTGTACAGAGCATTAGATGCGGCAAAGATTTTAGAAGAAAAGTATGGAGTAAGTTGTGAGATAATTGATGCAAGGTCGCTTGTGCCATTTAACTATGAAAAAGTAATAGAGTCTGTTAAAAAGACAGGTAAAATCCTTCTTGTAAGTGATGCATGTGCAAGAGTGTCAATTCTTAAAGATATGGCTGCTACAATTGCTGACCTTGCCTTTGACTATTTAGATGCACCACCAGTTGTTGTTGGTTCCAAAAATTGGATTGTACCTGCATATGAATTTGAAAACTATTTCTTCCCGCAAACTGATTGGATAATTGACGCTATACATGAAAGGATTATGCCACTAAAAGGACATGTTGTTAAAAACAACTTTACAACCAATGAGATTTTGAGAATAAACAAACTTGGTATATGATTTAATATATAAGGAAAGAACATTGGAGAGTGATTTTGTGAATAGTTTAAGAAGGGAAAGAATTTTAAATATCTTAGAACAAAAAGGAGAGATTCAACTTCAAGAGTTAAAAGAGTTCTTCCCAGATGTGTCTCTTATGACTCTGCGTCGTGACCTTATAACACTTGAAAAGGAAGGCCATTTGATAAGGACACATGGTGGTGCTGTCAGCACAAAGAGGCTATGGCAAATCAGTGGGCAAGAAGATGAGTATTCTAAAAGAGCTGCAGAAAACATAGATGCAAAGATGAAAATAGCCACTTTTGCAAAAAGGCTTGTTGAAAAGAACCGGTCTATATACTTTGATGCAGGCAGTACCATTATGTGTCTTGCAAAAATTATTGATGATGACAGCTTTACTATTATTACGAGTGGGCTTAACATTGCACTTGAACTTGTTAAAAAGAGAAATATTTCTGTTGTAATGCTTGGTGGAATTGTCAACTCAAACACTTTGTCTGTCTCTGGACCAAATGCTGTATTTTCTCTTGACAGTATAAACATTGACATTGCCTTTATGAGTGCCTCTGGATTTTCAGTTGACAGTGGTTTCAGTGTTGCAAATATCTATGAGGGAGAACTCAAAAGAAGAATTTTAGAGCGGTCGAATAAGGTTGTTATGCTGATGGATTTATCTAAAGTTGGCAGGAACATGCCATTTACGTATGCAAAGCTTGATGATATTGACGTTTGGGTATGTGAAAAAAGACCCTCAA
It contains:
- the lpdA gene encoding dihydrolipoyl dehydrogenase, encoding MKYDLIIIGGGPAGYLAGERAGKNGLKTLLIEKRFLGGVCLNEGCIPSKVLLYSAKVYENAKHGQKYGVEVESIKLNHKMVLERKNKVIKTLVTGIKSKLRKNNVEVVDGFAEILGRSKDGYVVKVNKNEYIGDRLLIATGSFPFVPPISGIKEGLEKGYVLTNREILELDVIPTSLVVIGGGIVGLEMASYFNSAGSKVTVIEMLDHIGGNMDREISDILLNTYKKKGIEFELSSKVIEIKDGKVVYEKDGKLIENSAEKVLLSSGRRPNVEGFGLENIGVEVEKGSIKTDERLKTNVPEVYAAGDVNGKLMLAHTAYREAEVCINNIIGKRDLMRYEAIPSVVYTNPEVAWVGETEESVSQKGLDYEIVKLPMLYSGRFVAENDGFDGLCKILIDKKKKTILGCHMIGNYSSEIIYGVALMIEAQMRVDDIKELVFPHPTVSEIIREVIFEL
- a CDS encoding alpha-ketoacid dehydrogenase subunit alpha/beta — protein: MPKSQFIDPNEVRKSGWIKFYDIPVNQYNKTLEEERQNFSDEDLLRIYRDMLIIREFETMLSLIKTRGEYNGIKYDYPGPAHLSIGQEAAAVGQAFILDKNDFIFGSHRSHGEVIAKGLSAIEKLSEDELISIMESYFDGAILKVVEGKQKEKGNVKELAIDFFLYGVLAEIFGRETGFQKGLGGSMHVFFPPFGIYPNNAIVGGSADIAVGAALYKKINRKKGIVIVNIGDGAMGCGPVWEAMCLATMDQYKKLWEGEYRGGLPIIFNFMNNQYAMGGQTRGETMGYDMLARVGAGVNPEQMHAERVDGYNPLAVIDAMKRKKYLLEQKQGPVLLDVVTYRLTGHSPSDSSTYRTKEELEAWASQDPLVTFKDELIRVGVATEDKINEIQQNVKELITKICALAVDENISPRIDLIKNPDGIAQYMFSNQKIEKMDEREPEVLIPKEENPRVKQIKNKIRVGIVDGKPVPKAKVFNLRDAIFEALIDKFYTDPTLISYGEDLRDWGGAFAVYRGLTESLPYHRLFNTSISEGAIVGSAVGYGMCGGRVVVEIMYCDFIGRAGDEIFNQLAKWQAMSAGTLKMPVVVRVSVGSKYGAQHSQDWSSIVSHIPGLKVVFPATPYDAKGLMNAALSGTDPVIFFESQRLYDIGELFHKDGVPEGYYEVPIGEPDIKKEGKDITILTVGATLYRALDAAKILEEKYGVSCEIIDARSLVPFNYEKVIESVKKTGKILLVSDACARVSILKDMAATIADLAFDYLDAPPVVVGSKNWIVPAYEFENYFFPQTDWIIDAIHERIMPLKGHVVKNNFTTNEILRINKLGI
- a CDS encoding DeoR/GlpR family DNA-binding transcription regulator, which translates into the protein MNSLRRERILNILEQKGEIQLQELKEFFPDVSLMTLRRDLITLEKEGHLIRTHGGAVSTKRLWQISGQEDEYSKRAAENIDAKMKIATFAKRLVEKNRSIYFDAGSTIMCLAKIIDDDSFTIITSGLNIALELVKKRNISVVMLGGIVNSNTLSVSGPNAVFSLDSINIDIAFMSASGFSVDSGFSVANIYEGELKRRILERSNKVVMLMDLSKVGRNMPFTYAKLDDIDVWVCEKRPSKEIEEAAIKKGVTIVCE